One Deltaproteobacteria bacterium genomic region harbors:
- a CDS encoding type II toxin-antitoxin system prevent-host-death family antitoxin — MAKATAPLADYVRDVRRQPVVVTRRGRPVAALMPIENADQETATLSTNPQFLALIERSRRRHRAEGGISSEEMRRRLGVPAKRARGARRRRKD, encoded by the coding sequence ATGGCGAAGGCGACGGCACCGCTGGCCGACTATGTCCGCGACGTGCGAAGGCAGCCGGTGGTTGTTACCCGGCGTGGAAGGCCAGTCGCGGCACTGATGCCCATTGAGAACGCGGACCAGGAAACGGCAACACTGAGCACAAACCCGCAGTTCTTGGCCCTCATCGAACGGTCCCGACGGCGCCACAGGGCAGAGGGTGGGATCTCCAGTGAGGAGATGCGCCGGCGTCTCGGTGTGCCTGCCAAGCGCGCACGCGGCGCTCGAAGGCGGCGCAAGGACTGA
- a CDS encoding type II toxin-antitoxin system HicA family toxin — protein MNGGTTSAHVDQLLPPRLHYCRYAEGQTNQNEAHHHGAQRPVRIHRRLRTRGGRWFHCARAGPPRHRDPGRNARRSARHGRGPYSRLPAVLKRAGFVLDHTTGSHHFFRHPNRPRSVPVPFHHGDIKRGLLHEIYSPGRPHD, from the coding sequence ATGAACGGCGGCACCACCAGCGCGCACGTTGACCAGCTCCTGCCCCCTCGCTTACACTATTGCCGTTATGCGGAAGGCCAAACCAACCAAAACGAGGCACACCACCACGGTGCGCAGCGCCCAGTACGAATACACCGTCGTCTTCGAACCCGCGGAGGAAGGTGGTTTCATTGTGCGCGTGCCGGCCCTCCACGGCATCGCGACCCAGGGCGAAACGCTCGACGAAGCGCGCGCCATGGCCGAGGACCTTATTCGCGGCTACCTGCAGTGCTGAAACGCGCCGGGTTCGTTCTCGATCATACGACCGGCTCCCATCACTTCTTCCGTCATCCCAATCGCCCACGCTCCGTACCGGTGCCATTCCATCACGGTGACATCAAACGCGGCCTGCTCCACGAGATTTATTCGCCAGGCCGGCCTCACGACTGA
- a CDS encoding aspartate 1-decarboxylase produces the protein MYRNMFRSKIHRATVTGADLNYEGSVTVDATLLAAADILPHQEVEIWNVTNGERFRTYALRGQPGSGVVCINGAAAHKAKPGDLVIIATFGWMTEAEARTWEPRIAFVDRQNRIVERRHEQAGQAELAQVLWQ, from the coding sequence ATGTACCGCAACATGTTTCGCAGCAAGATTCACCGCGCCACCGTCACCGGCGCCGACCTGAATTACGAGGGCAGCGTCACCGTTGATGCCACCTTGCTGGCGGCCGCGGACATCCTACCGCACCAAGAGGTCGAGATCTGGAACGTCACCAACGGCGAACGCTTCCGGACCTACGCGCTGCGCGGCCAGCCCGGCTCGGGGGTGGTGTGCATCAACGGCGCCGCCGCGCACAAGGCCAAACCCGGTGACCTCGTTATCATTGCCACCTTCGGCTGGATGACCGAGGCCGAAGCCCGCACCTGGGAACCGCGCATCGCCTTCGTCGACCGGCAGAACCGCATCGTCGAACGCCGCCACGAGCAGGCGGGGCAGGCGGAGCTGGCGCAGGTGTTGTGGCAGTGA
- a CDS encoding pantoate--beta-alanine ligase, with protein sequence METITSIRAMQRWADGARAAGRRIGLVPTMGYLHAGHLSLVAVARRHADAVVASIFVNPMQFGPDEDLARYPRDLERDTELLSDADAEVLYLPQASQMYPDGFQTAVTVEQVTGCLCGEKRPGHFRGVTTVVTKLFNAVKPQVAVFGRKDFQQLVTIRRMVRDLDYDIEILGAPIVREPDGLAMSSRNAYLAGAERAAARCLSQALAAAEDAVQQGENRGAALLERVRAVLSAEPRARIDYVALADAESLQPVEYVAGAAVLALAVFIGATRLIDNTILGDSAR encoded by the coding sequence ATGGAAACCATCACCAGTATCCGCGCAATGCAGCGGTGGGCCGACGGCGCCCGCGCCGCCGGCCGGCGCATCGGCTTGGTGCCGACGATGGGCTACCTGCACGCCGGACATCTCAGCCTTGTGGCTGTAGCACGCCGGCACGCCGATGCGGTCGTGGCGTCGATCTTCGTGAACCCTATGCAGTTCGGTCCGGATGAAGACCTCGCGCGCTATCCGCGCGACCTCGAGCGCGATACCGAGCTGCTCAGCGACGCTGACGCCGAGGTGCTGTATCTACCGCAGGCGAGCCAGATGTACCCCGATGGGTTTCAAACCGCGGTAACGGTGGAGCAGGTGACAGGCTGCTTGTGCGGGGAGAAGCGGCCCGGCCACTTCCGCGGCGTGACGACGGTGGTCACCAAGCTGTTCAACGCGGTCAAGCCGCAGGTGGCGGTCTTCGGGCGGAAGGACTTCCAACAGCTGGTGACAATTCGCCGGATGGTGCGTGATCTCGACTACGACATCGAGATCCTCGGCGCACCGATCGTGCGCGAGCCCGACGGCTTGGCGATGAGTTCGCGCAACGCCTACCTCGCGGGCGCGGAACGCGCTGCCGCGCGCTGCTTATCGCAAGCGCTCGCCGCCGCCGAGGACGCGGTGCAGCAGGGTGAGAACCGCGGCGCTGCGCTGCTCGAACGAGTCCGCGCGGTGTTGAGCGCCGAGCCGCGCGCGCGGATCGACTACGTTGCACTGGCCGACGCCGAGTCGTTGCAGCCGGTCGAGTACGTCGCCGGCGCGGCCGTGCTAGCGCTGGCGGTGTTCATCGGTGCGACCCGTCTGATTGATAACACGATACTGGGCGACAGCGCCCGGTAA